A window of Actinomadura rubteroloni contains these coding sequences:
- the ileS gene encoding isoleucine--tRNA ligase, producing MTRQFRPLPAQVDLPALERDMLRRWQDGKIFERSLERTADGPRWVFYEGPPTANGMPGVHHVEARVFKDIFPRFKTMQGYHVPRKAGWDCHGLPVEVAVEKELGLTGKKDIEEYGVAEFNDRCRESVQRHVDAFEEMTERMGYWVDMSQAYRTMDPSFVESVWWSLKVVFDKGLLFRDFRITPYCPRCGTGLSDHELGQPGGYETVTSPSVYVRMPVTGGPLGELNASLLIWTTTPWTLVSNTAVAVHPDVTYVAARPAGSDEVLVVAEPLLEQVLGADAERLATLTGRELERTPYRRPFDFVPIPGAHFVVLGDYVTVEDGTGLVHQAPAFGADDMTVCKNYGLPVVNPVGPDGRFTADVPLVGGAFFKDADEALTADLRARGLLFRGGHFEHSYPHCWRCHTPLLYYALPAWYIRTTAVKDRLLEENARTNWFPETVKEGRYGEWLRNNVDWSLSRSRYWGTPLPLWVCGEDDAHVTCVGSLAELGELAGRDLTSLEPHRPYVDDVAFPCPECGAEARRVPDVIDAWYDSGSMPFAQWGAPHRNKDVFDASYPAQYICEAQDQTRGWFYSLMAVGTLVFDRSSYENVVCLGLILAEDGRKMSKHLGNVLRPIPLMEQHGADALRWFMLASGLPWASRRVGHGVLEEIVRKVLLTYWNTASFFVLYANAAAQGGGRAWTPDRRGEAPAPADRPLLDRWALAELHRTVREVGDALEVFDTARAGRRLAEFVDDLSNWYVRRSRKRFWDGPETPAGAAAFATLYECLETLTRLMAPLVPFVTDHVWDVLREEDAPESVHLTSWPEVNASLLDAALTERMALVRRLVELGRSARAASGVRTRQPLGRALVGAPGWADLPAELRGQIADELNVAAFEELSSVGGDLVEYEVKPNFRELGRRFAKDTPKVAGAVKDADPAALVAALRSGGAAPLDVPGVGAVELAPAELIVTERPRSGWAVESAAGETVALDLTVTPELRRAGLVREVVRLVQDARKAEGLEITDRIELWWHAAGDDLAEALRVHGGEVAGDVLATAVREGRPAEDLTQRRDDELGLGFWLRKAR from the coding sequence GTGACCCGTCAGTTCCGGCCCCTGCCCGCGCAGGTCGATCTTCCCGCGCTGGAGCGGGACATGCTGCGCCGCTGGCAGGACGGCAAGATCTTCGAGCGCTCGCTGGAGCGCACCGCGGACGGCCCGCGCTGGGTCTTCTACGAGGGCCCGCCGACGGCGAACGGGATGCCCGGCGTCCACCACGTCGAGGCCCGCGTCTTCAAGGACATCTTCCCCCGCTTCAAGACCATGCAGGGCTACCACGTGCCCCGCAAGGCGGGCTGGGACTGCCACGGCCTGCCCGTCGAGGTCGCCGTGGAGAAGGAGCTCGGGCTCACCGGCAAGAAGGACATCGAGGAGTACGGGGTCGCGGAGTTCAACGACCGCTGCCGCGAGTCCGTCCAGCGCCACGTGGACGCCTTCGAGGAGATGACCGAGCGGATGGGCTACTGGGTCGACATGTCCCAGGCCTACCGGACGATGGACCCGTCCTTCGTGGAGTCGGTCTGGTGGTCGCTCAAGGTCGTCTTCGACAAGGGCCTGCTGTTCCGCGACTTCCGCATCACGCCGTACTGCCCGCGCTGCGGCACGGGCCTGTCCGACCACGAGCTGGGCCAGCCCGGCGGATACGAGACGGTGACGAGCCCGTCGGTGTACGTCCGGATGCCCGTCACCGGCGGCCCGCTCGGCGAGCTGAACGCGTCCCTGCTGATCTGGACGACGACGCCGTGGACGCTCGTGTCCAACACCGCCGTGGCCGTCCACCCCGACGTCACCTACGTCGCGGCCCGTCCCGCCGGGTCCGACGAGGTCCTGGTCGTCGCCGAGCCGCTGCTGGAGCAGGTCCTCGGCGCGGACGCCGAGCGGCTCGCCACGCTGACCGGCCGCGAGCTGGAGCGCACCCCGTACCGGCGGCCGTTCGACTTCGTGCCGATCCCCGGCGCGCATTTCGTCGTGCTGGGCGACTACGTGACGGTCGAGGACGGCACCGGGCTCGTCCACCAGGCCCCCGCGTTCGGCGCCGACGACATGACCGTCTGCAAGAACTACGGGCTGCCGGTCGTCAACCCGGTCGGCCCGGACGGGCGCTTCACCGCCGACGTCCCGCTCGTCGGCGGCGCGTTCTTCAAGGACGCCGACGAGGCCCTGACGGCCGACCTGCGCGCCCGCGGCCTGCTGTTCCGGGGCGGCCACTTCGAGCACAGCTACCCGCACTGCTGGCGCTGCCACACGCCGCTGCTCTACTACGCGCTCCCCGCCTGGTACATCCGCACCACGGCCGTGAAGGACCGGCTGCTGGAGGAGAATGCCCGTACCAACTGGTTCCCCGAGACCGTCAAGGAGGGCCGGTACGGCGAGTGGCTGCGCAACAACGTCGACTGGTCGTTGTCGCGGAGCCGGTACTGGGGCACGCCGCTCCCGCTGTGGGTCTGCGGCGAGGACGACGCGCACGTCACCTGCGTCGGGTCGCTCGCCGAACTCGGGGAGCTGGCCGGACGCGACCTGACGTCCCTGGAGCCCCACCGCCCCTACGTGGACGACGTCGCGTTCCCCTGCCCGGAGTGCGGCGCCGAGGCCCGCCGCGTCCCGGACGTCATCGACGCCTGGTACGACTCGGGGTCCATGCCGTTCGCGCAGTGGGGCGCCCCACACCGCAACAAGGACGTGTTCGACGCGTCCTACCCCGCCCAGTACATCTGCGAGGCGCAGGACCAGACGCGCGGCTGGTTCTACTCGCTGATGGCCGTCGGCACGCTCGTGTTCGACCGCTCGTCGTACGAGAACGTCGTCTGCCTCGGCCTCATCCTCGCCGAGGACGGCCGCAAGATGAGCAAGCACCTCGGCAACGTCCTGCGGCCCATCCCGCTGATGGAGCAGCACGGCGCGGACGCGCTGCGCTGGTTCATGCTGGCCAGCGGGCTGCCGTGGGCGTCCCGGCGGGTCGGGCACGGCGTGCTGGAGGAGATCGTCCGCAAGGTGCTCCTCACCTACTGGAACACCGCGTCGTTCTTCGTCCTGTACGCCAACGCCGCCGCGCAGGGCGGCGGACGGGCCTGGACGCCGGACCGGCGCGGCGAGGCCCCCGCGCCCGCCGACCGCCCGCTGCTGGACCGCTGGGCGCTCGCCGAGCTGCACCGCACCGTCCGCGAGGTCGGGGACGCGCTGGAGGTCTTCGACACCGCCCGCGCCGGCCGCCGCCTCGCCGAGTTCGTGGACGACCTGTCCAACTGGTACGTCCGGCGCTCCCGCAAGCGGTTCTGGGACGGCCCGGAGACGCCCGCGGGCGCGGCGGCGTTCGCGACCCTCTACGAGTGCCTGGAGACGCTGACGCGGCTCATGGCGCCGCTCGTCCCGTTCGTCACCGACCACGTGTGGGACGTCCTGCGCGAGGAGGACGCGCCCGAGTCCGTCCACCTGACGTCCTGGCCCGAGGTCAACGCGTCCCTGCTCGACGCCGCCCTCACCGAGCGGATGGCGCTCGTCCGGCGGCTCGTGGAACTCGGCCGGTCGGCCCGCGCGGCGAGCGGCGTCCGCACCCGGCAGCCGCTCGGCCGCGCGCTCGTCGGCGCCCCCGGCTGGGCGGACCTGCCCGCCGAACTGCGCGGCCAGATCGCCGACGAGCTGAACGTCGCGGCGTTCGAGGAGCTGTCCTCGGTCGGCGGCGACCTGGTCGAGTACGAGGTCAAGCCGAACTTCCGGGAGCTCGGCCGCCGGTTCGCCAAGGACACCCCGAAGGTCGCCGGCGCCGTCAAGGACGCCGATCCGGCCGCGCTCGTCGCCGCGCTGCGCTCGGGCGGGGCGGCGCCGCTGGACGTCCCCGGCGTCGGCGCGGTGGAGCTGGCGCCCGCCGAGCTGATCGTCACCGAGCGCCCGCGCAGCGGCTGGGCCGTGGAGAGCGCGGCGGGCGAGACGGTCGCGCTCGACCTGACGGTCACGCCGGAGCTGCGGCGGGCCGGGCTGGTGCGGGAGGTGGTCCGGCTCGTCCAGGACGCCCGCAAGGCCGAGGGCCTGGAGATCACCGACCGGATCGAGCTGTGGTGGCACGCCGCCGGCGACGACCTCGCCGAGGCGCTGCGGGTGCACGGCGGGGAGGTCGCGGGCGACGTGCTCGCCACGGCCGTCCGCGAGGGCCGTCCGGCCGAGGACCTGACCCAGCGGCGCGACGACGAGCTGGGCCTCGGCTTCTGGCTGCGCAAGGCCCGCTAG
- a CDS encoding DUF1707 SHOCT-like domain-containing protein, translated as MNLPEDPSTPGPAPAGPASLRASDADRDRVADRLREALAEGRITAEEHAERIDAVYRARTYAELEPVLHDLPAVPGAAAPAPAVSLRKEAEAAPPPPPQSSSLIAIFSGAERKGRWLVEPHTSATCVFGGIELDFRRAVLSQREVTVNITAIFGGVEITVPPGVRVVSSVATVFGGVEPVEDELDPDAPTIRLTGLVLFGGVSVRRREAGASRAALRRERREEHRRRHEERREERLAERRRERDERRDAR; from the coding sequence GTGAACCTTCCAGAAGACCCCTCAACGCCCGGTCCGGCACCCGCCGGGCCGGCGTCGTTGCGCGCGTCCGACGCCGACCGCGACCGCGTCGCCGACCGGCTCCGCGAGGCCCTGGCCGAGGGCCGGATCACCGCGGAGGAGCACGCCGAGCGGATCGACGCGGTCTACCGGGCGCGGACGTACGCCGAGCTGGAGCCCGTCCTGCACGACCTGCCCGCCGTGCCCGGCGCCGCCGCGCCCGCCCCGGCCGTCTCGCTCCGCAAGGAGGCCGAGGCCGCGCCGCCGCCCCCGCCGCAGTCCAGCTCGCTCATCGCGATCTTCTCCGGGGCCGAGCGCAAGGGCCGCTGGCTCGTGGAGCCGCACACGTCCGCGACGTGCGTGTTCGGCGGCATCGAGCTGGACTTCCGGCGTGCCGTCCTGTCCCAGCGCGAGGTCACGGTCAACATCACGGCGATCTTCGGCGGGGTGGAGATCACCGTCCCGCCGGGCGTGCGCGTGGTCAGCTCGGTCGCGACCGTGTTCGGCGGCGTCGAGCCCGTCGAGGACGAACTGGACCCCGACGCCCCCACGATCCGGCTCACCGGGCTCGTCCTGTTCGGCGGCGTGTCCGTGCGGCGCCGCGAAGCCGGCGCGAGCCGCGCCGCGCTGCGCCGCGAACGCCGCGAGGAGCACCGCCGCCGCCATGAGGAACGGCGCGAGGAGCGGCTGGCGGAGCGGCGCCGGGAGCGCGACGAACGGCGCGACGCCCGCTGA